ATCCTCGCCGAAAACCTGGGCATCACGAAGTCGGCGATCTATCATCACGTGCCGTCCAAGGGCGATCTGCTCCGTCTGGCACTGGACCACGCACTGGACGGTCTTGAGGCGGTGCTGGATGATCCGCAGGCGGCATCGGGTCCTGCGGATGTGCGGCTGGAGTTTGTCCTGCGCGGCACCATCCAGGTGCTGACAGAGCGGTTGCCGTTCGTCACCCTGCTGCTGCGGCTGCGCGGCAACACCGAGATTGAGCGCAGTGCGCTGGCCCGGCGCCGGGAATTCGACCACCGGGTGGCCGGGCTGGTGGAGGCGGCGCGGAGCGAGGGGTCCGTGCGCAGCGACATTGATCCCCGCACCACCACCCGGCTGCTGTTCGGCACGATCAACTCGATCGTGGAGTGGTACAAACCCGGCGGACCGCTGCCTGCCCAGAAGCTCGCGGACAACATCATCACCATGGTCTTCGACGGGCTGCATACCCGACGGCAGTAACGCTCGCCCGGCTAGCAGGAGGCGCAGTGCCTGACCGGCTGATACTTCCCGGCGTTACTTCTCGACCAGGGTCAGCACGTCGTAAGTGGCCACCAGTTCGTCGTTCTGGTTGGTTAGCACGGCGTCCCAGGCCACCTCGCCGTAGTCGTCGGTTTCCCGGGGCGTGATCTTCTTGGCAGTCAGTGTGACGCGGATGGAGTCCCCCGCCGCCACCGGCGTCAGGAACCGCAGGTTTTCCAGGCCGTAGTTAGCAAGCACGGGACCAGGGGCCGGATCCACGAACAGGCCCGCACCCCAGGACAGCAGCAGGTACCCGTGCGCCACGATGCCGGGGAAAAACGGATTCGCCTCAGCCGCTGCCGCGTCCGTATGGGCGTAGAACGTATCCCCCGTGGTCTCCGCAAAGGCCGCAATATCCTCGAGTGCCACTTCCCGCAGGTCCGACCGCACGGCGTCGCCCACCCGCAGCTCGCTGAGCGGTTTGCGGAACGGATGTCCGGCGTCGAACCGGCGGTCGGCCCCGGAATGCCAGATGCCGGTGAGAGCCGTGAGCATGTTGGGTGAGCCCTGCACCGCGGTGCGCTGCATGTAGTGCCGGACGGCGCGGATGCCGCCCAGTTCCTCGCCGCCGCCTGCCCGGCCCGGGCCGCCGTGGACCAGGTGCGGCACGGGCGAGCCGTGCCCGGTGGAGGACCGTGCGTCTTCCCGGTTCAGGAACAACACCCGCCCGTGATGTCCGGCTATGCCGGTGAGCAGTTCCCGGGCCACGTCCGGATCATTGGTGCAGACCGTGGCGACCAGGGATCCGCCGCCGCGCGCGGCGAGGCGGACGGCGTCGGTGACGTCGGTGTAGCCCACCACCGAGGCCACCGGACCGAACGCTTCGATGCTGTGCAGCGCATCGGCGTCGCTGTCCGGCCACGTCAGCAGCAGCGGTTCCATAAAGGCACCCTCCGGCGCGGGTCCCGTGCGTCCGTCCACCAGGACGACGTCGGGCGCGTCCAGGGATCCCAGCGCCAGTTCCGCGCCGGCAGCCAGCATCCGCTGCACGGCGTTCCGGACGCTGTCCAGCTGCTCCCGGGAGGCCAGGGCGCCCATCGTGACGTTCTCCGCGCGCGGATGACCCAGGACCACGCGGCCGCGGATGCGTTCTGCGGCAGCGGCCACCACGTCATCCACGAGGCCCGCGGGAACAATGGCCCGGCGGATCGCGGTGCACTTCTGCCCGGCCTTGGCCGTGATCTCAGTGACCAGCGACCGGATAAACGCGTCGAACTCGGGGGTTCCGGGTACCGCGTCGGGGCCGAGGATGGCTGCATTCAGCGAATCCGTTTCCGCTGTGAACCGCACCCCGCCCGTGGCGATGCGGGGGTGCGACCGCAGCCGCTCCGCCGTATCAGCCGAACCGGTGAAAGAGACCATGTCCCGGTAGTCGAGGTGGTCCGGCAGGTCCCGCGCGGAACCCGAAACCAACTGCAGGGATCCGGCGGGGAGGATGCCGGCGTCCACAATCATCCGGACGGCTGCTGCCGTGATGTATCCCGTGGGGCTGGCTGGCTTGACGATGCTGGGCACCCCGGCAAGGAACGCCGGCGCCAGTTTTTCCAGCATGCCCCAGACCGGGAAGTTGAAGGCGTTGATCTGCACGGCGACGCCCGGGATGCGGGTGTACAGGTGCTCGCCGAGAAATGAGCCGTCCTTGGCGAGCTGTTCCGCGGCACCGTCGATAATCACGGTCGAGTTCGGCAGTTCCCGCCGGCCTTTGGACCCGTAGGCAAACAAGACACCGATGCCGCCGTCAATGTCCACCAGCGAGTCCGTCCGGGTGGCGCCGCTGCGGGCCGATACGGCGTACAGCTCGTCGCGCTGGGCGTTGAGGCGCACCGCCAGTTCCTTTAGCATCAGGGCACGCTGGTGAAAGGTGGATTTACCCAGTTCCGTCTGGCCCACGGTCCGGGCGTAGTCGACGGCGGCGGCGGTATCCAGGCCCTCGCTGCTCACCAGGACGAGCAGTTCACCGGTGCTGGCGTCATACACTTCCGTACCGCGCGGTCCGGCAGGATCGGGGGTCCACCAGGCGTCCCGGATATAGCTGGGAACCGTCTCAACGTCTATGGCCGTTGCCGTCATTTTCGGGCCTTTCGCAGC
This window of the Arthrobacter sp. zg-Y919 genome carries:
- the paaZ gene encoding phenylacetic acid degradation bifunctional protein PaaZ, whose product is MTATAIDVETVPSYIRDAWWTPDPAGPRGTEVYDASTGELLVLVSSEGLDTAAAVDYARTVGQTELGKSTFHQRALMLKELAVRLNAQRDELYAVSARSGATRTDSLVDIDGGIGVLFAYGSKGRRELPNSTVIIDGAAEQLAKDGSFLGEHLYTRIPGVAVQINAFNFPVWGMLEKLAPAFLAGVPSIVKPASPTGYITAAAVRMIVDAGILPAGSLQLVSGSARDLPDHLDYRDMVSFTGSADTAERLRSHPRIATGGVRFTAETDSLNAAILGPDAVPGTPEFDAFIRSLVTEITAKAGQKCTAIRRAIVPAGLVDDVVAAAAERIRGRVVLGHPRAENVTMGALASREQLDSVRNAVQRMLAAGAELALGSLDAPDVVLVDGRTGPAPEGAFMEPLLLTWPDSDADALHSIEAFGPVASVVGYTDVTDAVRLAARGGGSLVATVCTNDPDVARELLTGIAGHHGRVLFLNREDARSSTGHGSPVPHLVHGGPGRAGGGEELGGIRAVRHYMQRTAVQGSPNMLTALTGIWHSGADRRFDAGHPFRKPLSELRVGDAVRSDLREVALEDIAAFAETTGDTFYAHTDAAAAEANPFFPGIVAHGYLLLSWGAGLFVDPAPGPVLANYGLENLRFLTPVAAGDSIRVTLTAKKITPRETDDYGEVAWDAVLTNQNDELVATYDVLTLVEK
- a CDS encoding TetR/AcrR family transcriptional regulator, with amino-acid sequence MSAVDATVDPASGPRRGRPGHDQQTVLNVAVDVFNRHGYEATSMGILAENLGITKSAIYHHVPSKGDLLRLALDHALDGLEAVLDDPQAASGPADVRLEFVLRGTIQVLTERLPFVTLLLRLRGNTEIERSALARRREFDHRVAGLVEAARSEGSVRSDIDPRTTTRLLFGTINSIVEWYKPGGPLPAQKLADNIITMVFDGLHTRRQ